In Azospirillum thermophilum, the genomic stretch CTGCCGCTCCGGCCGCTGCCATCGACCGGCCCCATCCGCCCGGCGGGTGGGGCCGTTTCGTGTCCGCACCCTGGCTCTCCGTTCTTGCCGGGGCCTGTATGGTACGCATGCCCCACCCGACGAGGCGGCGGATCTCCGGCCGGCCGTTCTCCCGTATAGGCAAAGGGCAGGGCAGCGGGGAGGACATGCGTGGCTGACCGGGGAGAGACGCGGCGGGGGGCGGCATGGCGCTCGGCCGTCCGTGAGGCGCTGGGCATGCCCGCCCTGGTCCTCTTCGCCAGCTACATCGGCTTCGGGTCCCTGGTCAGCGAAAGCGGCTTCGGCCTGCTGGAAGGGCTGGTCTCCACCGCGACGAGCTGGGCGCTGCCGGGGCAGGTGGCGCTGGTCGAGATGAGCGCGGTCGGCGCGTCCGTGGTCGCCATCACCCTTGCCGTCGCCCTCACCAATGCCCGGCTCATGCCGATGAGCGTCACGCTGGTTCCCCTGCTGAAGCGCCACCGGGCGCCGGCCTGGCAGACCTACGCGCTTGCCCATGTCATCGCCGTCACCTCCTGGGCCAACGGCCTCAGGCGCCTGCCGCAGATCGCGGAGGAGGACCGCATGGCCTGGTTCTTCGGCTATGCCGGCACGCTCTGGCTGGTGACCATGCTGGCGACCGCGGTGGGGTTCTTCGCCGCCGGCCTGCTGCCGGCACCGGTCACGCTCGGCCTCGTGTTCCTCAATCCGCTCTATTTCCTGCTGCTGTTCGCGCAGGACCTGCGGCAGCGGGCGAAGGTGCTGGCGCTGGCCTTCGGGGCGGTTGCCGGTCCGCTGATGCATCTGGTCCTTCCCGGCTACGGGCTGCTCGTCACCGGGCTGGCCGCCGGAACCGCCGCCTTCGCGGTCGATCTGCTGTTGGAGCGGCGCCGGTGAACGACGCGGCGGCAGTGTGGGGCGCGCTCGTCGCGTCGGCCATCGTCACCTATCTGCCGCGGGCCCTCGGCGTGGCGCTCGCGGGTCGAATCGACCCCAACGGATTGCTCTTCCGCTGGACCGCCTGCGTCGCCTATGCGCTGCTGTCCGGCCTCGTGGTCCGGATGATCGTCCTGCCGATCGGGCCGCTGCAGGCGACCGACCTCGCCGCGCGCCTGATCGCCACCGCAACGGGACTGGCGGCCTTCGCCCTTGCCCGGGGAAGCCTGCTGTGGGGTGCTGCGACCGGCACGCTCGCCCTGGTGCTGCTGACGGCCCTCCGCTTCCCTGCCGGTTGACCTGCTCCGGCCGCTGTGGCGGCCGTTCCATGCGCAGGACACAAATCTGTCTTGCAAAACTTTGTGGGGCTGGTACTACCGGAATCAACAGGGAGCGGCGCGCCTTGTCCGGGATCGACCGGCTGGGCTAACGTTCCGGAATGGCAAAAATCAAGGTCCCTCAGATCGATGGGCGGACCCGAAGAGATCAGGGAGCGGCTGTTGCGTGACCGGTGTGCCGGGATGCCCGTCTCGCGTCGCCCTGCCTTCGATTCTGAGAAGGTGAGGTGAGGCGATGGAATATTTTCTTCAACAGCTGATCAACGGGCTGTCGCTTGGAGCGATTTACGGCCTGATCGCGATCGGCTACACGATGGTCTACGGGATCATCGGGATGATCAACTTCGCGCACGGCGAGATTTACATGATCGGCTCCTTCGTGGCGCTGATCACCTTTCTCGCCATCGGCGCGCTGGGCATCACCTGGGTGCCGCTGGCGCTGCTGGTCATGCTGCTGGCCTCGATGCTGTTCACCAGCGTCTACGGCTGGACGGTCGAGCGCATCGCCTACCGGCCGCTGCGCTCCTCGCCGCGGCTGGCGCCGCTGATCTCCGCCATCGGCATGTCGATCTTCCTGCAGAACTACGTCCAGCTCGTCCAGGGCGCGCGCTCCAAGCCGCTGCAGCCCATCCTGCCGGGCAACCTCACCCTGATGGACGGCGCCGTCTCGGTCAGCTACGTCCGGCTGGCCACCATCCTCATCACGCTGGCGCTGATGGTCGGCTTCACCATGCTGATCAACCGCACCTCGCTGGGCCGCGCCCAGCGCGCCTGCGAGCAGGACAAGAAGATGGCCGGCCTGCTCGGCGTCAACGTCGACCGCATCATCTCCCTGACCTTCGTCATGGGCGCGGCACTCGCCGCCGTCGCCGGCATGATGGTGCTGCTGATCTACGGCGTGATCGACTTCTACATCGGCTTCCTCGCCGGGGTGAAGGCCTTCACCGCCGCCGTGCTCGGCGGCATCGGCTCGCTGCCCGGCGCCATGCTCGGCGGCGTCGTCATCGGCTTCATCGAGGCCTTCTGGTCGGGCTATGTCGGCTCGGAGTGGAAGGACGTCGCCACCTTCTCCATCCTCGTCCTCGTCCTGATCTTCCGCCCCACCGGCCTGCTCGGCCGGCCGGAAATCGAGAAGGTGTGAGAGCATGAGCAGCAATCCCTCCACTCCCGCCTCCTCCCCGGCCGTGTCCGCCCCCGCTTCCGCCTCGCGGCCGGAGACCGCCGACTGGCCGGCGCTCCTCAGGGAGTCGGCGCTGGCGGCGCTGGTCGCCTTCCTGCTCACCGTGCCGATGATCGGCCTGCGCACCGTCGACCGCCCGACCGGGCTGGGGCTCGAGGCGCGGCCGGCCGAGGTCGCCGCCGCGGTGGCGCTGGTCTTCCTCGGCCGCCTCGGCCTCGGGCTGATCCGCAGCGGGCTGGCGCTGCCGGTGCTGCTGCTCGGGCTGGCGGCGGCGGCGGCCGGCTTCGTCCTGCCGATGCCGACCCAGATGCTCAGCGTCGTGCTGATCGCCGGCGGCGGCGTCATCGCGCTGCGCGCCCTGCTGACGCTGACCACCCACCGCTCCAAGCTGTCGCAGGCCGAGCGCGACCGCCGCATGGACCGCATCGCCGCCAAGGTGCAGCACGCCTCGCGCTGGATCGGCCCGATCGCCATCCTGGCGGCGCTGGTCTTCCCGCTGACGCCGCTGGCCAACCGCCAGCTCGTCGACATCGGCATCCTGCTGCTGACCTACATCATGCTGGGCTGGGGGCTGAACATCGTGGTCGGGCTGGCCGGGCTGCTCGACCTCGGCTACGTCGCCTTCTACGCGGTGGGGGCCTACAGCTACGCCCTGCTGGCGCATTACTTCGGGCTGAGCTTCTGGCTGTGCCTGCCGCTGGCGGGCGTGCTGGCGGCGCTGTCGGGGGTGCTGCTCGGCTTCCCGGTGCTGCGGCTGCGCGGCGACTATTTCGCCATCGTGACGCTGGGCTTCGGCGAGATCATCCGCATCGTGCTGGTCAACTGGTACCAGTTCACCGGCGGCCCCAACGGCATCTCGGGCATTCCGCGGCCGAGCTTCTTCGGCATCGCCGACTTCTCGCGCACGCCGGCCGACGGCATGCTGGCCTTCCACGAGATGTTCGGGCTGGAGTTCTCCTCGCTGCACCGCATCATCTTCCTCTACTACCTGATCCTGGTGCTGGCGCTGGTGGTCAACCTGTTCACGCTGCGCATCCGCAAGCTGCCGCTGGGCCGCGCCTGGGAGGCGCTGCGCGAGGACGACATCGCCTGCGCCTCGCTGGGCATCAACCGGACCAACATGAAGCTGGCGGCCTTCGCCATCGCCGCGATGTTCGGCGGCTTCGCCGGCTCCTTCTTCGCCACGCGCCAGGGCTTCATCAGCCCGGAGAGCTTCACCTTCATCGAGTCGGCGATCATCCTGGCCATCGTGGTTCTGGGCGGCATGGGCAGCCAGATCGGCGTGGTGGTGGCGACGCTGCTGGTGATCGGCCTGCCCGAGGCGTTCCGCGAGCTGGCCGACTACCGCATGCTGGCCTTCGGCATGGGCATGGTGGTGATCATGCTGTGGCGCCCGCGCGGCCTGCTGGCCCACCGGGACCCGACGATCCTGCTGCACGGCAGGAAGGCCGCTTCGGCGGGAGCCGCGCGATGAGCGCCCGGACGACGAGCCGCGAGATGACCCCGGAAACGATGGGCGAGATGACGGGCGACAAGCCTCTGCTGAGCGTCGAGCACCTGACCATGCGCTTTGGCGGTCTGGTGGCCAACAACGACGTCTCCTTCACCGCGCGGGCCGGCGAGATCACCGCGCTGATCGGCCCCAACGGGGCGGGCAAGACGACGCTGTTCAACTGCGTCACCGGCTTCTACACCCCGACGGTGGGGCGGCTGACGCTGCGCCATCCCGACGGTCGGGAGTTCCTGCTGGAGCGCATGCCGGGCTACCGCATCGCGCAGAAGGCGCGGGTGGCGCGCACCTTCCAGAACATCCGGCTGTTCGGCGGCATGAGCGTGCTGGAGAACCTGATCGTGGCGCAGCACAACAAGCTGCTGCGCGCCTCGGGCTTCACCATCGCCGGGCTGCTCGGGCTGCCGGTCTACCGCAAGGCGGAGGCCGAGGCGGTGGAGCTGGCGAAATACTGGCTCGACCGGGTGCGGCTGACCGAGTACGCCGACTGGGAGGCGGGCAACCTGCCCTACGGGGCGCAGCGCCGCCTGGAGATCGCGCGGGCCATGTGCTCGGAGCCGGTGCTGCTGTGCCTGGACGAGCCGGCGGCGGGTCTGAACCCGCGCGAGTCGGCGGAGCTGGCGGAGATCCTGACCTTCATCCGCGACACCCGCACGCCGTCGGGCCAGCGCACCGGGGTTCTGCTGATCGAGCACGACATGAGCGTGGTGATGCGCATCTCCGACCATGTGGTGGTGCTGGACTATGGCCGGAAGATCGCCGACGGCGACCCGGCGGCGGTGAAGAGCGATCCGGCGGTGATCCGCGCCTATCTCGGCGAGGAGGAGGACGAGGAGCTGCCGCCCGAGGTGGCGGCGGACCTCGCCAACACCAGCGGGGCCCACAACGGCGGCATCCACACGGGCGGGGCGGCCGGGACGACGGCAGCCGGAAAGGGGGCGTGAGGCGATGCTTCGGGTATCGGGGGTACACACCTTCTACGGCGCGATCGAGGCGCTGAAGGGCGTCGACATCGAGATCGGGTCGGGCGAGATCGTCTCGCTGATCGGCGCCAACGGGGCGGGCAAGTCGACGCTTCTGATGACGATCTGCGGCAGCCCGCGGGCGCGCAGCGGCCGGGTCCTGTTCGAGGGCGAGGACATCACCGGGCTGCCGACGCACGAGATCGTGCGGCGGGGCATCGCGCAGAGCCCGGAGGGGCGGCGGATCTTCCCGCGCATGACGGTGCTGGAGAACCTGCAGATGGGCTCGATCACGGCCAAGCCCGGCAGCTTCGCCACGGAGCTGGAGCGGGTCCTGACGCTGTTCCCGCGCCTGAAGGAGCGCATCGGCCAGCGGGCGGGGACGATGTCGGGGGGCGAGCAGCAGATGCTGGCGATCGGCCGGGCGCTGATGAGCCAGCCGCGGCTTCTGCTGCTGGACGAGCCGTCGCTGGGTCTGGCGCCGCTGATCGTCAAGCAGATCTTCCAGGCGATCCGGGAGATCAACCGCGAGCAGAAGATGACGGTGTTCATGGTGGAGCAGAACGCCTACCACGCGCTGAAGCTGGCGCACCGCGGCTATGTGATGGTGACGGGGCGGATCATGCTGAGCGGGACGGGGGCGGAGCTTCTGGCCAACGAGGAGGTGCGGGCCGCCTATCTGGAGGGAGGGCACTGAGATGGAGACGCTTCTCGGGTCGAGCCTTGCCGAGCTGATCGGCCTGACGGTTGTGGTGTTCGGCGGCTGCGGCATCCTGACCGGGCAGACGCTGGCGGAGGGGTGGAAGCCGGCGTGGGTGGCGGTGGCCTATTCGGTGCTGCTGGGCCTGGGCGACCGCTTCCTGATGTTCGGCCTGTTCGGCGAGCCGCTGCTGTCGCCGGCCGGCTTCCTGGTGAACACGCTGATCATCGGCGCCATCACCCTCACCGCCTACCGCATGGCCATCGCACGCCGCATGGTCCAGCAGTACCCGTGGCTGTACGAGCGCTCCGGCCCGTTTGGCTGGCGCGAGAAATCGGGCGGAGCACTTGCCGAATAGTGATGGCCGCGTCCGGCTGCCGCCGAAGAATTGAATCGGCGGCGGCTCCGGCAATCCTGTTCTCTTACGCGGAAGTCAGCGTATAGTAAGCGATAAACCGCCGGAGGGTGACCCGGCGGCAGAGGCCCGGAAGGGCCCGGGGGACTACGTACGACAGGGACCACTCACAACAGGGAGCAAGAATACCCATGAAACTCAAGCTGTCCCTTCTCGCCGCCGTCGCCGCGACGGCTCTGTCCGCCACGGCCGCCAAGGCCGACATCACTGTGGCGGTCGCTGGTCCGATCACGGGCCAGTATGCCGCGTTCGGCGAGCAGATGAAGAAGGGTCTGGAGCAGGCGGTCGCCGACATCAACGCGGCGGGCGGCGTGCTCGGGCAGAAGGTCAAGGTCGAGGTGGGTGACGACGCCTGCGATCCGAAGCAGGCGGTGGCCGTGGCCAACCAGCTCGCCAAGGCCGGCGTGAAGTTCGTGGCCGGGCATTTCTGCTCCGGTTCCTCGATCCCGGCCTCGCAGGTCTATGCCGAGGAAGGCATCCTGCAGATCTCCCCGGCCTCCACCAACCCGAAGCTGACCGAGCAGGGCCTGAAGAACGTCTTCCGCGTCTGCGGCCGTGACGACCAGCAGGGCGTCATCGCCGGCAAGTATCTGCTCGACAACTTCAAGGGCAAGAACATCGCCATCCTTCACGACAAGTCGGCCTACGGCAAGGGGCTGGCCGACGAGACGCAGAAGGCGCTGAACGCCGGCGGCCAGAAGGAGAAGATCTACGAGGCCTACACCGCGGGCGAGAAGGACTACTCGGCCCTGGTGTCCAAGCTGAAGCAGGAGAACATCCAGGCCGTCTACATCGGCGGCTACCACACCGAGGCCGGCCTGATCGCCCGTCAGATGAAGGATCAGGGCCTGAACGCCCCGATCATCTCCGGCGACGCGCTGGTGACCAACGAGTACTGGTCGATCACCGGCCCGGCCGGCGAGGGCACCATGATGACCTTCGGTCCCGATCCGCGCGAGATGCCGGAAGCCAAGGGCGCCGTGGAGAAGTTCCGCAAGGCCGGCTACGAGCCGGAGGGCTACACCCTCTACACCTACGCCGCCCTGCAGGTGTGGGCGCAGGCCGCCAACGCCGCGAAGTCGACCGATGCCGCCAAGGTCGCGGAGGTCCTGCACAAGACCACCTTCGACACTGCCGTCGGCAAGATCGACTTCGACGCCAAGGGCGACCTGACCAAGCCGGCCTACGTCTGGTATCGCTGGAACAACGGTCAGTACGCCCAGGTCAAGTAAGGAGCGGGAACGCCGCGCGGCGCCGGGACAGCCGGACGTGCGAAGGGGCTGGCGGGCGACCGCCGGCCCCTTTTCCGTGTGCGCCCAGCATGGGCGCGTTCTTGAGGGTGTAAGTCCCTCCGTAAGCTGGTCACGGCGAACGAAGAGAAGCGCAACTGCGGAAGGGCAACCGACCGTGGGAAGGAAGCGTGGATCGCAGCTGCGGGCCGATGAACAAGAACCGGATATGAGGCGGTGCCGACCAGGGCGAGCGGGCATGGAACCGCGAAGCTCTTGTGACCAAGGGTCGGTGGCGTAAATCCGGCGGTCGTGCAGCGAAGGAACGCGTTCTTACCTGGGGAGATCCCGCCTTGCGCCTGAAAGGGCGACGGCGTCGAGCCGGAGCGGGAAGTCAGCAGAGGCCATAGTAGGCGAGGCGCGAGCCGGACCGAAGGGCCGAACGAGGGAGAATGGAGTCCACCCGACGATGCGTGAGGCCATGCGTCAGATGCCGGAGCGATCCGGGAGGCGGGAGAGGAGGACGGGTGAAGCCCGTCCGGAGGCCCGTCTTGACGAAGCCGAGCGCCCGCGCCGGGACACGGACGCCATGGGGCCGGGGCTGCTGGATGCGGTCCTGGCGCGAGAGAACCTTCTGCGAGCGTTGAGGAAGGTGCGGGCCAACGGGGGTGCAGCGGGAGTGGACGGCCTGGACATCGACCAGACCGCCGCACTGCTGAAGAGCCGCTGGCCGGCGATCCGCGACAGCCTGCGGGAGGGGACGTACCGGCCGCAGCCGGTGCGTCGCGTGATGATCCCGAAACCTGGGGGTGGCGAGCGCGAACTCGGCATTCCCCCGGTGACGGACCGCCTGATCCAACAGGCGATGCTGCAAGTTCTCCAGCCGATCCTCGATCCCGGCTTCAGCGACCACAGTTACGGCTTCCGTCCCGGCCGGAGTGCGCACGACGCCGTCCTTGCGGCGCAAAGCTTCGTGCAGTCCGGCCGGCGGATCGTCGTGGATGTGGACCTGGAGAAGTTCTTCGACCGGATCGACCATGACCTTCCGATCGACCGCCTGTCCAAGAGGGTCCCGGACCCGGCCATCATCCGGCTGGTGCGGGCCTACCTGGATGCCGGCGTCATGGAGGACGATGGGGCGGTCGCACGGCGTCGGACGGGTTCCCCGCAAGGGGGACCGCTGTCGCCGCTGCTGGCCAATCTGATCCTGGACGAGGTGGACAAGGAACTGGAACGCCGGGGCCATGCCTTCTGCCGCTACGCCGACGACTGCAACGTCCATGTGCGGTCGCGTCGGGCGGGAGAGCGGGTGATGGCCCTGCTGCGGCGCCTCCATGGCCGGTTGCACCTGACGGTGAACGAAGCCAAGAGCGCCGTGGCCCCCGTCTTCGGCCGCAAATTCCTCGGCTATGCCTTCTGGGCCGGACCGAAGGGAGAGGTCAGGCGGAGGGTCGCCGACAAGGCGATCACGGCGTTCAAGGACCACATCCGCGACCTGACGCCCCGGCTGACGGGACGGTCGATGGCCGCGGTGGTGGCGAGGCTGCGCGATTTCCTGCTGGGCTGGAAAGCCTACTTCCGACTGGCGCAAACTCCAAAGGTCCGGCGAACGCTGGACGAATGGATACGCCACCGGCTGCGGGCCATTCAGCTCAAGCAGTGGAAGCGGGGGAAGACCATCTTCCGGGAACTGACGGCCAGAGGGGCCAAGCCCGCCGTCGCCCAACAAATCGCGGCCAATGGCCGACGCTGGTGGGGCAACAGCGGCAAGCTTCTCAATGCAGTCCTCACCATCAAATGGGCAGACCAACTCGGACTGCCCAGGCTCGCATGACCTCAATCCCCCGAACCGCCCGGTGCGGACCCGCATGCCGGGTGGTGTGGCAGGGGTGCGACCTTCTCGGGTCGCCCCCTATGCCGATTGGCACGGCCTTCCGGAGAAAGCGTCGGACTGCCGGCCGCCGTCATCAGGTCATGGCATGGTCGCCGACCGGCCCCGGTCTCTTCGTGACGGTCGCGATCATGGAAGGTCGTTCGGCCAGCAGCTTCTCGGCCGTGCGCGTCACATCGCGCCAGAAGGCCGCTGCCCGAATGTTGTTTGCAGCCGTGAGTTCGACGAGGCGAACCCGGCTGATGCGGACCGCGGCCTCTCCCAGTTCATCCACCAGGCGAGTCGCGAGAACGAGCACGTCGTGATCGGTCTTCATGACCTACACAAACCCCGCAGACCAAGGTTTGTTCCGCCTCGCTTTCAAGGCGGCGGGGAGACTCTTCGGGGCTGCCCCTTCGGGTGGTGGCAGTAGGCCGATCAGAGCCTTTGTTGCGAAGAGGCAACGATCAGCCGCCGCTTGCCCCGTGTCTCACAACCGACACTCGCCTTATCCCGTCGGTTTGGTGTTTGAATGGCGTGTGCGCTGCGGCATCCTGTGACCGTCGTATCCGGTGGACCGCGGCGTGCCGAGGATCGGGTTCCAGGGTTTTGGAGAGTGCTCATGCGCAGGAAGCGCGACGTTGCCGAAGGTCAACTGTTCCGGAAGCTCGGCCCCGGCGGAGGCATCTGGGAGGTGATCGCCGTCCGCAAGGACGGGATGGGCACGCAGCACGCCCAGCTCAAGCGGATCGACGACCCCAAGACGCTGAAGACCCTGTCGGTCTCCGCCCTGCTCGACTCCCAACAGTTCGAGGCGGTGGCCGAGGCCTGACCGCTCAGCCGGCCCGCCGGTAGACGTCGACCCCATCCTCCCGCAGCCGGCGGGTCAGCCGGCCATCGCGCCAGAGGTGGTTCAGGTGCGCGATGGTCTCTCCCATGGCGAAGACCATCTGGTGGGTGTCGAGATCCGGCCGGAACAGCATCGCCGCCACCTCGACCGCCGTCCGCCCGGTGGAGCAGAACTCCAGCACGTCCGCCAGCCGCTCCTCGTGGTGGGCGCCGAGCTCGTCGAGCCGCGCCCGCAAGCCGCGGAACGGCAGGCCGTGCGACGGCAGGACCAGCGTCTCCTCCGGCAGGGCGCGAAGCTGGGCGAAGCTGCCGAGATAGTCGGCCAGCGGGTCGGCGTCCGGCTCCGACGGCCAGACGCTGATGTTCGGGCTGATGCTCGGCAGGAGCTGGTCACCGGGGATGAGCAGCCCCGCCGCTTCGCTGTACAGGCAGACCGGCTCGGCCGTGTGGCCCGCCCCGATCAGCACCTGCCAGTCCGCACCGCCCACCGTCAGCCTGTCGCCCGCCCGCAGCCGGCTCATCACCACCGGCACATGCGGCACCGCCTTGCGGTATGCGTTGCGCCGGGCGAGCAGCGCGCCCCGGGTATCGGAGTCGAGGCCGGCCCGTTCGTAGAACCGCTCCGTCGCCGCGTCCAGCGCCGGCGAGGTGCCGGCGCTGAGCAGCGACGCATAGAGCCATTCCGTCAGGGAAGTGGCGAACCCGGCCCCGGTACGGTTCGTCAGCCAGCCGGCGAGGCCGATATGATCGGGATGGAAGTGCGTCGCGATGATGCGGTGGACCGGCCGGCCGGCCAGCCCACCCTCCAGCAGCTCCTCCCAGGCCTGACGGGTGCGGGGGTCGTCGAGCCCCGTATCGACGAGCGTCCAGCCTTCCTCGCCGCCGTCGAGCGCCCAGGCATTCACATGGTCCAGCCGGAAGGGCAGGGCCAGCCTGATCCACAGCACGCCCGGCGCGACCTCGACGGCCCGGCCGGATTGCGGCGGGTCGGCGAAGGGAAAGGTCAGGGCGTCTTCCTGCGGGCTGTTCATGCCGTCCGGTCCTCCGAAAGCTGGATTGCAAAATTGCAACAGCGGGAGCCTACTGACAATGGCCCTGTTGCGGGACCGCCGTGGCGTTTTTATCTCTCAATCATGGGTTTTGCCCGGCTCCCGGCCCCGCCCTTGGAACTGTCGCCCGAAACCCGCGTTTCCAGCATGGCGAAGGTCGCTTCGCTAAGGGGAAAACAACTTTCGGTTTGGTCTGACGCGCTGCAAAGCCGGTGCGTAGCTTTCCGGGAAGCGCGACGCGCCGCCGCCGTCAAGCATGGGGACAAAGAACATGACACGACGTGGCATTCTTTTCGGCACGGCCCTCGCCATCCTTGTGCCGACCACTGCGATGGCCGCTCCCGAAGGCTTCTATGTCGGCGCGGGCGCCGGCGTGAACTGGACCGAAGACGCGGACCTCAGCGACTATCCCACCGTCGGGAGCGGCTTGACCGAGAAGTTCAAGCTCGGCGGCATCGGCAACCTGACCGCCGGCTACGCCTCCGCGATGGGGCTCCGCGCGGAGCTGGAGTTCGCCTGGCGGTGGCGCAACTCGGTCAAGGAGACGCAGAGCTCCAATCCCGCGCTGAACGGGTTGAGCGGCAAGACCAGCTCGATCGCCTTCATGGGCAACGCGCTCTATGACTTCAACACCGGCACGCCGGTGACCCCCTATATCGGCCTCGGCGCCGGTATCGCGCAGGTTCGCCAGCATCTGAACGGCGTCAGCGACAAGGACTGGGTCTTCGCCTATCAGGGCATCGTCGGCGCCGCCTACAGCATGACCGACAATCTGGCGCTGACCATCGACTATCGGTACTTCGCCACGCTCGATCCCGATTTCGACCTGGGTCCGGTGACGTCGAAGGGCGAGTACCGCAACCACACCATCATGGCCGGCCTGCGCTACAGCTTCGGTGCGCCGGCACGTGCGATGCCGGCGGTGGCCACGGCCCCGGCGGCCCCGATGGAGCAGCAGCGGCCGCAGACCGAGTATCTCGTCTTCTTCGACTGGGACAAGGCGAACATCACGCCGGCGTCCGACAAGATCATCGGTGATGCGGCGGCGGCGGCCGGCCAGGTGCGGGCGGTCGGCATCCATGTGATCGGCCACACCGACACGTCGGGAGCGCCGGCCTATAACCAGAAGCTCTCGCTGCGCCGTGCCGAGGCGGTGCGCCGCGCCCTGATCGCCAAGGGCGTCACCGCCACCCAGATCACGGTCGAGGGCAAGGGCGAATCGCAGCTCATGACCCAGACCGGTCCGAACGTGCGCGAGCCGTCGAACCGCCGTGCCCAGATCCTGATCCGGGTGTCGTGACGCGGCCGGGATCGATCCTGAGCAATTATCTTCGGGCAGGGCGTCGCGAAAGCGGCGCCCTGCCGGCGTTTGCGCGGCTTTTTTGCATTCCTGTTCCGACGTTGCGCTTCGGGGGTGGCAAGACGCCCTAAGGCAGCGTATGAGGTTGTCGTGACGAACAGAATCGACGCCCGGGTCCCTTCATGCACGTTTTGATCGCCGACGATCATTCCATTGTTCGAAGTGGTCTTACGCACCTCGTGGGCGAACTGGACGAACAGGTTGCGGTCACCGCGGCGACCAGCTTCGCCCAGGTCCGCACTTTCCTGGACGGCGGCGAATCCTTCGACCTGATCGTGATGGATCTGCGGATGCCCGGACTGAACGGCCTGGACGACGTCGCGGATCTGGTGAACCGCGTCGCGCCGATTCCGGTGGTCGTCTTCTCCATGGTCGATTCGCCGGAGGAGATGCGCGCCGTCCTGTCGCTGGGGGTGCGCGCCTTCATCCCGAAGTCGACCGACGACGTGCTGGTGCTGAACATCCTGCGGCTGGTGCTGGCCGGCGGCTCCTATGTGCCGCCGGTGCTCGGCATCGCGGCGCCCACCGCCCAGCCGGCGAAGGTGGCGCCTTCGGTCTTCGACGGGCTGACCCGCCGGCAGCTCGAGGTCCTCGACCTGCTGGCCAAGGGCCTGTCCAACCAGGAGATCGGCGAGCGGCTGGGGCTGAACATCTCCACCGTCAAGACCCACGTCACCGGCGTGCTGAAGGCGCTGGGCGTCGGCAGCCGCACCCAGGCCGTGCTGCTGGTCAAGGAATCAGGCCGCGGCAGGCTCGTCTGACGTCAGCGGCACCGTCACCGAGAAGGTGGAGCCGCGACCGACGACCGAGCGGACCGACAGCCCGTGGCCGAGCAGCCGGGCGAGCCGGTCGACGATGGCGAGGCCGAGCCCGATCCCCTCGCTACGGTCGCGGTCGGGCCGCTCCAACTGGATGAACTCCTCGAAGATGCGGCGACGATCGGGCTCGGCGATGCCGCGGCCGGTGTCGCACACGTCGATGCGCAGCCGGCCGGCCTGCCGCCGG encodes the following:
- a CDS encoding AzlC family ABC transporter permease — its product is MADRGETRRGAAWRSAVREALGMPALVLFASYIGFGSLVSESGFGLLEGLVSTATSWALPGQVALVEMSAVGASVVAITLAVALTNARLMPMSVTLVPLLKRHRAPAWQTYALAHVIAVTSWANGLRRLPQIAEEDRMAWFFGYAGTLWLVTMLATAVGFFAAGLLPAPVTLGLVFLNPLYFLLLFAQDLRQRAKVLALAFGAVAGPLMHLVLPGYGLLVTGLAAGTAAFAVDLLLERRR
- a CDS encoding AzlD domain-containing protein, with product MNDAAAVWGALVASAIVTYLPRALGVALAGRIDPNGLLFRWTACVAYALLSGLVVRMIVLPIGPLQATDLAARLIATATGLAAFALARGSLLWGAATGTLALVLLTALRFPAG
- a CDS encoding ABC transporter permease subunit, with the translated sequence MEYFLQQLINGLSLGAIYGLIAIGYTMVYGIIGMINFAHGEIYMIGSFVALITFLAIGALGITWVPLALLVMLLASMLFTSVYGWTVERIAYRPLRSSPRLAPLISAIGMSIFLQNYVQLVQGARSKPLQPILPGNLTLMDGAVSVSYVRLATILITLALMVGFTMLINRTSLGRAQRACEQDKKMAGLLGVNVDRIISLTFVMGAALAAVAGMMVLLIYGVIDFYIGFLAGVKAFTAAVLGGIGSLPGAMLGGVVIGFIEAFWSGYVGSEWKDVATFSILVLVLIFRPTGLLGRPEIEKV
- the livM gene encoding high-affinity branched-chain amino acid ABC transporter permease LivM — translated: MSSNPSTPASSPAVSAPASASRPETADWPALLRESALAALVAFLLTVPMIGLRTVDRPTGLGLEARPAEVAAAVALVFLGRLGLGLIRSGLALPVLLLGLAAAAAGFVLPMPTQMLSVVLIAGGGVIALRALLTLTTHRSKLSQAERDRRMDRIAAKVQHASRWIGPIAILAALVFPLTPLANRQLVDIGILLLTYIMLGWGLNIVVGLAGLLDLGYVAFYAVGAYSYALLAHYFGLSFWLCLPLAGVLAALSGVLLGFPVLRLRGDYFAIVTLGFGEIIRIVLVNWYQFTGGPNGISGIPRPSFFGIADFSRTPADGMLAFHEMFGLEFSSLHRIIFLYYLILVLALVVNLFTLRIRKLPLGRAWEALREDDIACASLGINRTNMKLAAFAIAAMFGGFAGSFFATRQGFISPESFTFIESAIILAIVVLGGMGSQIGVVVATLLVIGLPEAFRELADYRMLAFGMGMVVIMLWRPRGLLAHRDPTILLHGRKAASAGAAR
- a CDS encoding ABC transporter ATP-binding protein, with protein sequence MTGDKPLLSVEHLTMRFGGLVANNDVSFTARAGEITALIGPNGAGKTTLFNCVTGFYTPTVGRLTLRHPDGREFLLERMPGYRIAQKARVARTFQNIRLFGGMSVLENLIVAQHNKLLRASGFTIAGLLGLPVYRKAEAEAVELAKYWLDRVRLTEYADWEAGNLPYGAQRRLEIARAMCSEPVLLCLDEPAAGLNPRESAELAEILTFIRDTRTPSGQRTGVLLIEHDMSVVMRISDHVVVLDYGRKIADGDPAAVKSDPAVIRAYLGEEEDEELPPEVAADLANTSGAHNGGIHTGGAAGTTAAGKGA
- a CDS encoding ABC transporter ATP-binding protein, with translation MLRVSGVHTFYGAIEALKGVDIEIGSGEIVSLIGANGAGKSTLLMTICGSPRARSGRVLFEGEDITGLPTHEIVRRGIAQSPEGRRIFPRMTVLENLQMGSITAKPGSFATELERVLTLFPRLKERIGQRAGTMSGGEQQMLAIGRALMSQPRLLLLDEPSLGLAPLIVKQIFQAIREINREQKMTVFMVEQNAYHALKLAHRGYVMVTGRIMLSGTGAELLANEEVRAAYLEGGH
- a CDS encoding DUF6867 family protein encodes the protein METLLGSSLAELIGLTVVVFGGCGILTGQTLAEGWKPAWVAVAYSVLLGLGDRFLMFGLFGEPLLSPAGFLVNTLIIGAITLTAYRMAIARRMVQQYPWLYERSGPFGWREKSGGALAE